A window from Mogibacterium neglectum encodes these proteins:
- a CDS encoding replication initiator protein A yields MDFDYFYNREAERFNFLKVPEILVDGEEFKGLSAEAIILYSMLLKRTGMSFKNNWIDKDGRVFIYFTVEEIMRRRNISKPTAIKTLDELDMKKGIGLIERVRLGLGKPNVIYVKDFMSILAVKENDFQKSKNLTSEVKDFNLRSKENELQEVQNLDSNYIENNKSKYSKREYSFGENGLGTFQNVFLTAEDISDLQIIMNSQLDNYIERLSAYIKSTGKTYKDHKATILSWFYKDQGRGKEVKTSNIPTWEEYDKGEHL; encoded by the coding sequence ATGGACTTTGACTATTTCTATAACAGAGAAGCGGAAAGATTTAACTTTCTAAAAGTACCGGAGATATTGGTAGACGGAGAAGAATTTAAGGGATTATCCGCTGAAGCGATTATCCTTTATTCCATGCTTCTGAAACGGACAGGAATGTCTTTTAAGAATAACTGGATAGACAAAGATGGCAGGGTATTTATCTATTTTACTGTTGAAGAAATTATGAGAAGAAGAAATATCTCAAAGCCGACAGCTATAAAAACATTAGATGAACTCGATATGAAGAAAGGAATCGGACTGATTGAAAGAGTAAGACTTGGGCTTGGTAAGCCGAATGTCATATATGTTAAAGACTTTATGAGCATATTAGCGGTAAAAGAAAATGACTTTCAGAAGTCAAAAAACTTAACTTCAGAAGTAAAAGATTTTAACCTCAGAAGTAAAGAAAATGAACTTCAGGAAGTTCAAAATCTTGACTCTAACTATATAGAGAATAATAAGAGTAAGTATAGTAAGAGAGAATATAGTTTTGGTGAAAACGGGCTTGGAACATTTCAAAATGTATTTTTAACGGCAGAAGATATATCCGATTTACAAATCATAATGAACTCACAGCTTGATAATTACATTGAGAGATTATCTGCATATATCAAAAGCACCGGAAAGACCTATAAAGACCATAAAGCGACAATCCTTTCTTGGTTTTATAAAGATCAGGGGAGAGGAAAAGAAGTGAAAACATCAAATATCCCGACATGGGAAGAATATGATAAAGGAGAACACCTATGA
- the queA gene encoding tRNA preQ1(34) S-adenosylmethionine ribosyltransferase-isomerase QueA: protein MRLEDFDYELPRELIAQTPSLKRDECRMMVLDRAKNTIEHRHFYDILEYLHEGDCLVVNDSRVIPARLYGIKERTGAHIELLLIKRLDGDKWESLVKPGKRLKEGDTVVLDENKLFKAHILGFKDKENGTRIIEFEYEGIFMERLEEIGSMPLPPYIERDAGNDDKERYQTVYSKVDGSVAAPTAGLHFTDELLEKVREKGVEIAYVTLHVGIGTFRPVKVDNIEDHKMHFEEYTIDPETAETINRAIRDGRRIISVGTTSTRTLESAAKQVDGVWQIESGHSSTGIFIYPGYKYKVVDGLITNFHLPKSTLIMLVSALYDREHILAAYEEAVRERYKFFSYGDAMFIK from the coding sequence ATGAGACTAGAAGATTTTGATTACGAGCTTCCGAGAGAGCTAATCGCCCAGACACCTTCGCTAAAAAGGGATGAGTGCAGGATGATGGTGCTCGATAGAGCTAAGAATACGATAGAGCATAGACATTTCTACGATATTCTAGAGTACCTGCATGAAGGCGACTGTCTTGTCGTAAATGATTCGAGGGTAATTCCTGCAAGACTATACGGAATCAAGGAGAGGACAGGTGCGCATATTGAGCTACTTCTCATAAAACGCCTAGATGGTGATAAGTGGGAGAGCCTGGTTAAGCCTGGAAAGAGACTTAAGGAAGGCGATACAGTGGTTCTAGATGAGAACAAGCTTTTTAAGGCACACATCTTAGGTTTTAAAGATAAAGAAAACGGAACACGTATAATAGAGTTTGAATACGAAGGGATATTCATGGAGCGACTCGAAGAAATCGGAAGTATGCCGCTTCCACCATACATCGAACGAGACGCAGGTAATGACGATAAGGAGAGATATCAAACCGTATATAGCAAGGTAGATGGGTCTGTGGCTGCTCCGACGGCAGGTCTTCATTTTACAGATGAACTACTTGAGAAGGTGAGGGAAAAAGGCGTTGAAATCGCATACGTAACACTTCATGTCGGCATCGGAACCTTTAGACCGGTCAAGGTGGACAACATCGAGGACCACAAGATGCATTTTGAGGAATATACCATAGACCCTGAAACGGCAGAAACTATAAACCGAGCAATTAGAGATGGTAGAAGGATTATATCTGTTGGTACGACATCGACGAGAACTCTCGAGAGTGCTGCAAAGCAGGTTGACGGGGTGTGGCAGATTGAGAGCGGACATAGCAGCACAGGGATATTCATTTATCCGGGGTATAAATATAAGGTCGTAGATGGACTTATTACAAATTTCCACCTTCCAAAGTCGACTCTGATCATGCTCGTCTCGGCGCTATATGATAGGGAGCACATTCTTGCGGCTTATGAAGAGGCTGTGCGTGAGAGATATAAGTTCTTTAGCTACGGCGATGCGATGTTTATAAAGTAG
- a CDS encoding arginine repressor, which translates to MRYSRQNKILELIQKHVVETQDQLQDLLEQEGYKVTQATISRDIKELQLVKVSIDKDRYKYTSGKFDIQPISERFIKIFRETIVSYASAQNLIVVKTLSGCGNAAAEAIDCLKLEHVVGSVAGDNTLLIIAEHEEYVATILKVFEDMIALRE; encoded by the coding sequence ATGCGTTACTCAAGACAGAATAAGATATTAGAACTAATCCAAAAGCACGTAGTAGAGACACAAGATCAGCTACAGGATCTACTCGAGCAGGAAGGCTACAAAGTAACTCAAGCGACTATATCTAGAGACATTAAGGAGCTACAGCTCGTTAAAGTATCAATAGATAAGGATCGCTATAAGTACACATCCGGAAAGTTCGACATTCAGCCGATTTCTGAAAGGTTTATCAAAATTTTTAGAGAGACTATCGTCTCCTATGCCTCGGCACAAAATCTCATCGTGGTAAAGACACTTTCTGGTTGCGGAAATGCTGCAGCAGAAGCCATCGACTGTCTGAAACTCGAACACGTTGTGGGCTCAGTTGCAGGAGATAACACTCTACTTATTATTGCTGAACATGAAGAATATGTTGCAACAATTCTCAAAGTGTTCGAAGACATGATTGCCCTAAGAGAATAA
- the ruvB gene encoding Holliday junction branch migration DNA helicase RuvB produces MLDNITSTKVIPNEINGEFTLRPQYLSEYCGQSVAKENLSIYIEAAKKRGESLDHVLFYGPPGLGKTTLANIIANELGVDIKITSGPAISRAGDLAAILTNLNENDVLFIDEIHRLNRSVEEVLYSAMEDFALDIIIGKGPAARSLRIDIAKFTLVGATTRAGSLSAPLRDRFGIITKFEFYTHEEIRNILLRSAKVLGIEIDDESLDELASRSRGTPRIGNRLLKRVRDFSEVISDGQLNIEVTRKALEALGVDELGLDKLDRQILETIIKSFGGGPVGIETIASAIGEERVTLEDVNEPFLIQSDLMYRTQKGRMVTKLAYEYLGLMSYYKED; encoded by the coding sequence ATGCTAGATAACATCACATCGACTAAGGTTATACCGAATGAGATAAACGGGGAGTTCACGCTCAGACCACAGTACCTAAGTGAGTACTGCGGTCAGTCAGTTGCTAAGGAGAACTTGTCTATATATATTGAAGCTGCTAAGAAGCGCGGTGAGTCACTAGACCACGTGCTTTTCTACGGACCTCCAGGTCTTGGAAAGACTACACTTGCAAATATTATTGCAAATGAACTTGGAGTAGACATCAAGATTACGTCAGGACCCGCAATCAGCAGGGCCGGCGACTTAGCCGCTATTCTTACGAATTTAAATGAGAATGACGTCCTATTCATTGATGAGATTCATAGGCTAAATCGTTCGGTTGAAGAGGTCCTGTATTCCGCTATGGAAGACTTTGCACTAGATATCATTATCGGAAAAGGACCTGCTGCGAGATCGCTACGAATCGATATCGCAAAATTTACATTAGTAGGAGCTACGACGAGGGCAGGAAGCCTTTCGGCGCCCCTAAGAGACAGATTTGGAATAATTACAAAATTTGAATTCTATACTCACGAAGAAATCAGAAATATTCTACTTCGCTCTGCAAAGGTTCTCGGCATAGAGATAGACGATGAGTCTCTCGATGAATTAGCTAGCAGATCGAGAGGGACACCAAGAATCGGAAATAGACTGCTCAAGAGGGTTAGGGATTTTAGTGAAGTCATAAGTGATGGACAGCTTAATATCGAAGTGACACGTAAAGCACTAGAAGCACTAGGCGTGGACGAACTCGGACTGGATAAGCTAGACAGGCAGATCCTCGAGACGATAATCAAGAGCTTTGGCGGTGGACCGGTTGGAATTGAAACTATTGCTAGTGCGATCGGCGAAGAGAGGGTGACACTCGAGGATGTCAATGAACCGTTCCTCATTCAGTCAGACCTCATGTACCGTACGCAGAAGGGACGTATGGTTACTAAGCTTGCATATGAATACCTAGGACTGATGTCCTATTACAAAGAAGATTAA
- the tgt gene encoding tRNA guanosine(34) transglycosylase Tgt translates to MKESLSFELIKKDARTGAKRGRITTPHGTIETPVFMPVGTQATVKAMKPEDVEKTGAEIILGNTYHLYLRPGEDIVREAGGLHKFMNWHRPILTDSGGFQVFSLGKFRKITEEGAKFKSYIDGSSHMMTPESSVEVQAALGSDIMMAFDECVAYPAEKKYVARSLERTTRWLRRCDDHHRRLEAKAAMKTGSDTMKQALFGIMQGGMFKDLRELSAKQVTEIDLPGYAIGGLSVGEPKDIMLDVLDDCVDLLPEDKPRYLMGVGTPDYLFESVERGVDMFDCVLPTRLARHGMAMTSRGKINIKNAAFARDFSTLDPDCDCYCCRNYSRAYLRHLFKNDEILCSMLLSEHNIYFLVNMMKNIRKAIEEDRFLEYKREFYNKYGEF, encoded by the coding sequence ATGAAAGAATCACTTAGTTTTGAGCTAATAAAAAAGGACGCTCGCACTGGAGCAAAGCGCGGCAGGATTACGACACCTCACGGTACTATTGAGACGCCCGTATTCATGCCGGTTGGCACTCAGGCTACGGTAAAGGCGATGAAGCCTGAAGATGTTGAAAAGACAGGTGCGGAGATTATACTTGGAAATACATATCATCTATACCTTAGACCTGGTGAGGACATCGTCCGTGAAGCTGGTGGGTTACATAAGTTCATGAACTGGCATCGTCCTATACTTACTGATAGTGGTGGCTTTCAGGTATTTTCACTTGGAAAATTCCGTAAGATAACCGAAGAAGGGGCTAAGTTTAAATCATACATAGATGGCTCGTCTCACATGATGACTCCGGAGAGTTCGGTTGAAGTGCAGGCGGCGCTCGGTTCAGATATCATGATGGCATTTGACGAGTGCGTTGCATATCCTGCTGAAAAGAAGTATGTGGCGAGATCGCTAGAACGCACCACAAGATGGCTTAGGCGCTGTGACGATCACCACAGGAGACTAGAGGCTAAAGCCGCTATGAAAACAGGCTCTGATACTATGAAGCAGGCACTGTTTGGAATCATGCAGGGCGGAATGTTCAAGGATCTTCGTGAGCTAAGTGCAAAGCAGGTTACGGAGATTGATCTTCCTGGATACGCAATTGGAGGGCTGTCCGTCGGTGAGCCAAAGGATATCATGCTCGATGTACTTGATGATTGCGTTGACCTACTACCTGAAGATAAGCCAAGATACCTTATGGGGGTTGGAACCCCCGATTACCTGTTCGAAAGTGTTGAGCGAGGAGTAGACATGTTCGACTGTGTACTACCAACAAGGCTAGCTAGGCATGGTATGGCGATGACGAGCAGGGGTAAGATTAATATCAAGAATGCTGCATTTGCAAGGGATTTCAGCACTTTGGATCCAGATTGCGACTGTTATTGCTGCAGAAATTATTCACGTGCATATTTAAGACATCTATTTAAGAATGACGAGATACTTTGCTCTATGCTGCTATCAGAACACAATATTTATTTCTTGGTAAACATGATGAAAAACATCAGAAAAGCAATTGAGGAGGATAGGTTCCTAGAGTATAAAAGGGAATTTTATAACAAATATGGAGAATTTTAA
- the holA gene encoding DNA polymerase III subunit delta: MSFKEFSKDIKSGVIGSNIFLYGEEGFLTAWAVKGIIENNSSEADRNYVVTDLDGENITAQEIVETANTMTMFTNTRVLTVKNYQPLIKKSAVTETTPILEYLSNPNPSTILLFYLEPLASPGKKEKLNAFATKISGLCSTYNFERLNLAELKSFVNKRIRSAGKLIGARDMDYLVDISGYLNNDSEYDLYRMESDLTKLVNASDEDTVSKQLIEEIMIGDKDRFVFNFIDYLLAGKKSMAMQLLINTISAGENSKGKGNVFSLASTLIGQFEIMYDSLELDDEGMPIKAMAKNLGVNEYRLKKAYAAARKVGKSKIKKALIELYDTDRLLKSGEMDKNTSLELFVFNW; encoded by the coding sequence ATGTCATTTAAAGAGTTTAGTAAAGACATAAAGAGTGGTGTAATAGGCAGTAACATTTTTCTCTATGGCGAAGAGGGATTCCTTACCGCCTGGGCTGTAAAGGGCATTATAGAAAATAATTCGAGTGAGGCTGACAGAAACTACGTAGTAACAGATCTCGATGGAGAGAATATAACAGCACAGGAAATCGTTGAAACTGCTAATACCATGACAATGTTTACCAACACAAGAGTGTTGACGGTTAAAAATTATCAGCCGTTAATAAAAAAGAGCGCCGTAACTGAAACTACTCCGATTCTCGAGTATCTCAGCAACCCAAATCCATCGACGATTCTCTTATTTTATCTGGAGCCACTTGCGAGCCCTGGCAAGAAGGAGAAGTTAAATGCTTTTGCTACCAAAATATCTGGGTTATGTAGTACATATAATTTCGAGAGGCTGAATCTAGCGGAACTTAAATCATTTGTAAACAAGCGAATTCGCTCAGCTGGCAAGTTGATTGGTGCTCGCGATATGGATTATCTTGTAGATATCTCTGGCTATCTCAATAATGACAGTGAATATGATCTATACAGGATGGAATCGGACCTTACGAAGCTAGTCAATGCTTCTGATGAAGATACTGTATCAAAGCAGCTCATAGAAGAGATAATGATTGGTGATAAGGATAGATTCGTGTTTAACTTCATTGACTATTTACTAGCTGGTAAGAAGAGCATGGCTATGCAGCTTCTCATAAACACCATTTCTGCTGGTGAAAACTCAAAAGGTAAAGGAAATGTATTCTCACTTGCATCTACATTAATAGGCCAGTTTGAGATTATGTATGATTCACTTGAACTAGATGATGAGGGCATGCCAATCAAAGCTATGGCTAAGAACCTTGGAGTGAATGAGTATCGTCTCAAAAAGGCGTACGCTGCAGCTAGAAAAGTTGGTAAGTCTAAGATTAAGAAAGCCTTGATTGAACTATACGATACTGATAGATTGCTAAAGTCAGGTGAGATGGATAAGAATACATCACTTGAACTATTTGTATTTAACTGGTAG
- the rlmD gene encoding 23S rRNA (uracil(1939)-C(5))-methyltransferase RlmD: MENFKICPISEHCGGCLYQGVPYEEQRAEKENIIREQLTRRKVDDSLFSGLVPALSEYRYRNKMEYTFGDLEIGGELTLGMHKKRHFMSIVTCDECQLVPMDFNRVLRTTLGFCVEKGYSFYHKKSHQGLLRNLVVRHGVKTNELLVNIVTSSEDGFDEQAYLDMLLGLKLDNKLIGVMRTFNDSLADAVINEGVKILYGRDYYNEEIIGLKFKVKAFSFFQTNIEAVERLYSEALALIPDLDSKVVYDLYCGTGTISQLMASKAKKVYGIEIVQDSVDAAIDNAKMNNIDNCHFICGDVKAKLDEVTEKPDMIVVDPPRMGMHDKVVEMLASYGIEQILYISCNPNTMAMNLEKFSELGYEPVVMKAYDNFPKTKHAETVALLSKLDVDKHIDVEIKLDELDLTSAESKATYAQIKKYILEKFDLKVSTLYIAQIKKKCGIALREHYNKSKKEKQVIPQCTPEKEEAIMDALRHFKMI; encoded by the coding sequence ATGGAGAATTTTAAGATCTGTCCGATCTCCGAGCACTGCGGAGGATGTCTGTATCAGGGTGTTCCATATGAGGAGCAGCGCGCGGAGAAGGAAAATATAATCAGAGAGCAGCTGACGAGGCGCAAGGTTGACGATTCTTTATTCAGTGGTCTAGTTCCGGCTCTCTCGGAATACAGATATAGAAATAAGATGGAGTATACGTTCGGTGACCTTGAAATTGGTGGGGAACTTACCCTAGGTATGCACAAGAAGAGACACTTCATGTCGATTGTGACGTGCGATGAATGTCAGCTGGTTCCTATGGACTTCAACAGGGTGCTTCGTACAACACTAGGTTTCTGTGTAGAAAAGGGCTATTCGTTCTATCATAAGAAATCGCACCAGGGTCTTCTTCGTAATCTTGTTGTTCGTCACGGAGTAAAGACTAATGAACTGTTGGTTAACATAGTTACAAGCAGCGAAGATGGATTTGACGAGCAGGCGTACCTTGATATGCTGCTGGGACTAAAGCTAGATAATAAGCTTATCGGCGTTATGCGTACGTTCAACGATAGCCTAGCAGATGCCGTAATCAATGAAGGAGTAAAAATTCTCTATGGCCGTGATTACTACAACGAGGAAATTATCGGGCTAAAGTTTAAGGTAAAGGCCTTTTCATTCTTCCAGACTAATATTGAAGCGGTTGAAAGATTGTATAGCGAAGCACTTGCGCTAATTCCAGATCTTGACTCAAAAGTCGTATACGACCTGTACTGCGGAACTGGGACTATTTCACAGCTTATGGCATCTAAAGCCAAGAAGGTGTACGGAATTGAGATAGTACAGGATTCAGTTGATGCAGCAATCGATAATGCCAAGATGAATAATATAGATAACTGTCACTTTATCTGTGGCGACGTTAAAGCGAAGCTTGATGAGGTGACTGAAAAACCCGATATGATAGTTGTGGATCCACCACGAATGGGAATGCACGACAAGGTGGTTGAGATGCTGGCTAGCTACGGCATAGAGCAGATTCTCTATATCTCATGTAATCCAAATACCATGGCGATGAATTTGGAGAAGTTCTCTGAGCTGGGGTACGAGCCTGTGGTGATGAAGGCGTATGATAATTTTCCGAAGACGAAGCATGCTGAGACGGTAGCGTTATTGTCCAAACTTGATGTCGATAAACATATAGATGTTGAAATTAAGCTTGATGAGCTTGATTTGACAAGTGCTGAAAGTAAAGCGACTTATGCACAAATCAAGAAATATATATTGGAAAAGTTTGATTTAAAGGTTTCGACACTCTATATTGCACAGATTAAAAAGAAATGTGGAATTGCACTGAGGGAGCATTATAATAAATCAAAAAAAGAGAAACAGGTTATTCCACAATGCACACCGGAAAAAGAGGAAGCTATCATGGATGCGTTAAGGCATTTTAAGATGATTTAA
- the ruvA gene encoding Holliday junction branch migration protein RuvA, which yields MIRNIKGEYLYYDQGSMIIETSGGIGFRIYVADTSPLLLHREGDIINIFTYMQVKEDGMSLYGFSKLDSLNLFEQLITVKGVGPKAGLAIMSTGSADEIKYSIANKDATAIAKAQGVGKKTAERVILELCDKVDTVPMPDMGGATPVSIPGLDKARQEAVMALTTLGYSKTEAEEAIGHVTDEGLDAETYIKKALKYLL from the coding sequence ATGATAAGAAATATCAAAGGTGAATACCTTTATTATGACCAGGGATCAATGATTATCGAGACGAGTGGAGGAATCGGTTTTCGCATATACGTTGCGGATACTTCGCCACTACTTCTCCATCGAGAGGGTGATATCATAAATATATTTACGTACATGCAGGTCAAGGAAGATGGCATGTCGCTTTATGGTTTCTCTAAGCTTGATTCTTTGAATCTGTTCGAACAGCTAATCACCGTAAAAGGTGTTGGCCCAAAGGCGGGTCTCGCGATTATGTCGACGGGGTCAGCTGATGAGATTAAATACAGTATAGCTAATAAGGATGCTACCGCAATTGCTAAGGCGCAGGGTGTAGGTAAGAAGACTGCAGAGCGTGTAATTCTTGAGCTATGCGATAAGGTTGACACGGTTCCTATGCCAGATATGGGAGGAGCGACTCCAGTTTCTATTCCTGGGCTTGATAAAGCGAGGCAGGAAGCTGTTATGGCACTCACTACACTTGGTTATTCGAAAACTGAGGCTGAAGAGGCAATCGGTCATGTAACCGATGAGGGACTTGATGCGGAGACTTACATCAAGAAAGCTCTTAAGTATCTGCTATAG
- the recN gene encoding DNA repair protein RecN: MLDRIEITNFATIEHMAFDLGSSLNIITGETGSGKSVLVQAISTALGDRADISMIRNGTDKALIQVVGHIGDEDVIISRELLRSGKSVAKLNGEIVSLTKLRDFCSEFVDIHGQYDNQQILDPDNHILITDSYNHESIELELAKLSDLYKLYHEVKREYDQLLRSESESRRQQDFYQFEFDYIDNLDLQAGEDDELREQLELMRNSERIYEAVAGSYSKLTDDPSVLSVLGSCMNQLQGIASYSEELGELSESFSELYYSLEDISSNLRNTSESINFSEEEIDLVSSRLSVIEDAKRKYNMSIEEIIAYKEELDSKLSVIRNLDDEKKRLTELIDKRYSELEAQADIVSNIRKANAASLERGMIKELQALAFANSEFKIEITRQDDISDLGYDGVEFLISTNPGEPLRPMAKIASGGEISRIMLAFKHIIGSSDSVETMIFDEIDTGISGKTALVVGHKLSEIANHRQILCITHLPQIAASGDDNFSIEKEISDGKSHTVIEHLDESGKLEMLARLISGAPDSINALEAARELVASVKQ; encoded by the coding sequence ATGCTCGATCGTATTGAAATTACTAATTTTGCGACAATTGAACATATGGCATTTGACCTTGGTTCCTCTCTCAATATCATCACCGGTGAGACGGGATCTGGTAAATCTGTACTAGTGCAGGCCATCAGCACAGCCCTCGGGGACCGTGCTGATATTTCTATGATAAGAAATGGCACAGATAAAGCTCTTATTCAAGTTGTCGGGCATATTGGAGATGAAGATGTTATTATCTCACGAGAGCTTCTTAGGTCAGGAAAAAGTGTTGCAAAGCTCAATGGCGAGATAGTTTCTTTGACAAAGCTAAGAGATTTTTGCAGTGAATTCGTCGATATCCATGGACAGTACGACAATCAGCAGATACTAGATCCAGACAACCATATACTCATCACCGATAGCTACAATCACGAATCTATCGAACTGGAGCTCGCTAAGCTTAGTGACCTTTATAAACTCTATCATGAAGTCAAACGTGAATACGATCAGCTACTCCGAAGCGAGTCAGAATCGCGTAGACAGCAGGACTTCTATCAGTTCGAATTTGACTACATAGACAACCTTGATTTGCAGGCTGGTGAAGATGACGAATTAAGAGAGCAGCTAGAATTGATGCGTAACAGCGAGCGAATATACGAGGCCGTTGCCGGTTCATATAGCAAGCTAACTGATGACCCTTCGGTACTCAGTGTTCTTGGCTCATGTATGAATCAGCTTCAGGGTATCGCATCATACAGCGAAGAGCTCGGTGAACTATCAGAGAGTTTCTCTGAGCTATACTATAGCCTTGAGGATATCTCTTCTAACCTTAGGAATACAAGTGAATCTATCAACTTCTCAGAGGAAGAGATAGATCTTGTATCGTCTAGGCTAAGTGTAATTGAGGATGCTAAGCGAAAATACAATATGAGCATCGAAGAGATTATCGCATACAAAGAAGAGCTCGATAGTAAGCTTAGCGTAATCCGTAATCTTGACGATGAGAAAAAAAGACTTACTGAACTGATAGACAAGAGGTACAGCGAACTTGAAGCGCAGGCTGACATAGTTAGCAATATTAGAAAGGCCAATGCTGCTTCACTAGAAAGAGGGATGATCAAGGAACTTCAGGCTCTTGCTTTTGCAAATTCCGAATTCAAGATTGAGATAACAAGGCAGGATGACATCTCTGACCTGGGATATGACGGTGTTGAATTCCTCATATCTACAAACCCAGGTGAACCTCTGAGACCGATGGCAAAGATTGCCTCTGGTGGCGAGATTTCTCGAATTATGCTAGCCTTCAAGCACATCATCGGTAGTAGTGACAGCGTTGAGACCATGATTTTCGACGAAATCGATACTGGAATTAGCGGTAAGACCGCACTTGTGGTAGGTCATAAACTTAGCGAGATTGCCAATCATAGACAGATATTATGTATCACTCACCTACCTCAAATTGCCGCTTCTGGAGATGATAACTTCTCGATTGAAAAAGAGATTTCAGATGGAAAATCTCACACAGTTATCGAACACCTAGATGAGTCAGGAAAACTTGAGATGCTTGCGAGATTAATAAGCGGTGCTCCAGACAGTATCAATGCACTTGAAGCTGCTAGAGAGCTAGTCGCATCAGTTAAACAATAA
- a CDS encoding CD1845 family protein, translated as MRWILKIILFPIRLLLSILTAFLTFLLGIGTTILYLLMLMCIVAAIGSFIQKDISLGIEALVLGFLLSPYGIPMVGVAVIAFLQGINEAIKSI; from the coding sequence ATGAGATGGATATTAAAAATAATCTTATTTCCAATTAGATTGCTGTTAAGTATCCTCACTGCATTTCTGACATTCCTGCTCGGCATAGGAACAACTATTCTATATTTATTGATGCTGATGTGTATCGTTGCTGCAATAGGATCATTTATACAAAAAGATATATCACTTGGAATTGAGGCGTTGGTATTAGGATTTTTGTTAAGTCCTTATGGAATACCGATGGTCGGAGTAGCTGTTATAGCATTCCTTCAGGGAATCAATGAAGCAATAAAATCAATCTAA
- the ruvC gene encoding crossover junction endodeoxyribonuclease RuvC has protein sequence MRIIGIDPGYAIMGYGILDYNGNRFKTVHYGSIETKAGVPMPERLKLLYDGLTEIIQEYKPDEASIEELFFNRNVTTAIGVGEARGIALLACVEGGLSVSEYTPMQIKQALVGYGKAEKKQVQTMVKTILNLKEVPKPDDTADAVAAAICHAHSRNSKVIGR, from the coding sequence ATGAGAATTATAGGAATAGACCCAGGTTATGCCATCATGGGATATGGCATTTTAGACTATAATGGCAACCGCTTTAAGACCGTCCATTACGGTTCAATAGAGACAAAGGCGGGAGTGCCGATGCCTGAGCGGTTAAAGTTGCTCTACGACGGGCTGACTGAAATAATTCAGGAGTACAAGCCAGACGAAGCGTCGATAGAGGAGCTTTTTTTTAATAGAAATGTTACGACGGCTATCGGCGTAGGAGAAGCACGGGGAATCGCTCTGCTCGCATGCGTTGAAGGTGGGCTTTCGGTGTCTGAATACACACCAATGCAGATTAAACAAGCACTTGTAGGCTACGGAAAGGCGGAGAAGAAGCAGGTTCAGACGATGGTCAAAACTATACTGAATCTAAAGGAAGTCCCTAAGCCTGACGATACAGCTGACGCAGTTGCTGCTGCTATCTGTCACGCACATTCGCGTAATTCCAAAGTGATTGGGAGATAA